Within Seriola aureovittata isolate HTS-2021-v1 ecotype China chromosome 12, ASM2101889v1, whole genome shotgun sequence, the genomic segment AGCCTAAGCAGGAGGTGCCGGAAACAGCCCAAAATAGTCCTGCAGCGGCCAAGGTAAGATGCAAGACAGGAGCAAGTGGGAGGAATATTTATACTGCAGCCTGTTAACCCAAGGTGCTCCCCAAAACTTataattatgaaaatgatttatgCGGCAGGCGCTGGGAGAAAGCAGCGGAGTGAGACGATACTTATTAGAAGGCACTTGAGGAAAAGTGGTTGTGGAGTGAGGTGAAAAGTGCTGACAGGAGCAGACCTGCTTCTCTGTtccagcggggggggggggggggggggcatgagaCAAGTGGGATCATGTTTTGCCAAACAGACGCAACGGTTTCACATTAGCTTTAAACTGCATCACAATCAATCCAGCATCTTCAGATGCCTCATGTAATAATTCATTCAATTTAATCGCATCCAGGAGTTCATGCTGCCGTGGACACTCTTTGCTTATATCTATccctacattttcttttttttttttttttttactgttatggCTGCTGTTTCAGCAGCACTCCCACCTGGACGCTCTATTTCAGCAGCCTATCAGAGACCTCTGTGGTCATAACTTCACTCAGATTTATGCCTCTCTCATGAACGCTCCATGTTGATAGCTATTTCTGGCAGGGAAATTAACTAAATGACACAATCCATCAGTGTGCTAGTCAGACTGCAGGCCCTGCCTCCTCAGTCTACAATCCAATTACACTTCTTTATCACACGCCCTCTgcttgtaaaaaataaattcagtagCGGCTTAGGGTTACTAGGTGATTCAATTTTGTagtgttgtgtctctgtgaaacaaaatttgtgttttgttttattcatttgcttatttcttttctgtattCACATTATAATTATGTTTTACTGTGCCATATCTATAAACTAGTGTAAACCTGAGAAAGATAAGATGTATGAGATACTAAGAGTATTATGATGGGTGTGGGTATGATGTATgataatgatgtgtgtgtgtctgtgtgtgggtctgtgtgtgtcatctcgTCCTATCTGCAACACAGACGGGGAATTCAATagattaaaatattcattttgatCTGATTTTGCTTCTGTGGCTCCAGCTGAGCCGGAGTTTGGCTCAAATTGTTTTTGCTGCACATCAAAACACcacatattttttgtgaaagtACTAATCCTGTTGggcaaaacatttctttcattgcATAATCacgaaaacatgaaaaagactCAAAGTGACAAATATAAATTCCTGTAATAGCCAATACAGCAGTGCAGACTCTCTGAAACTGAAGTGTTTAACGCAGCTGTTGTCTCTCCTTCAGGCCTCTGCACTTTTGGTTGAGCTACGCCCTCTCCATTTTATACTGCAGTGAGAACAACCAGGTTGGTGTTTACAGTGACGAAAGCCGCAGCTGCTCCTGCCCCTACAGCCATCCACCTTGTCAGGGCCTCATTCCCTGCTCTGTGGGCGATGGAGCCCGCTGCGCCTCCTGCTCCACTGAGAACCGGACACGATGCTCCGGCTGTAACTCCGGCTTCACCCTGACCCAGGGAGCCTGTCGGCCTGCCGTGCCCGACCCTACAGACCCCTACCTGGGCTTGGAGAGCGACCGAGACCTGCAGGATCTAGAGCTGCGCTACCTGCTGCAGCGGCGCGACCCGCGCATCTCTCTGCATGCTGTGTTCGTGAGCAATGACGTGCGCGTAAACACGTGGTTCGACCCGTCATGGAGGAAAAGAATGCTGCTCACCCTCAAGAGCAACCGAGTGAAGTCCAACCGTGTTCATATGCTGCTCGGACTCGCCCTCCAGTTTTGCCTCACTAGGAACAGCACTCTGGAGCCGgccctgtctctgtttgtgaaTCCCTTCGGGGGAAGCCATTCAGAGAGCTGGACCATGCCTATAGGCCAGCACGGATACCCCGACTGGGAGCGGACCAAGCTGGATATCCCTTTGGACTGCTATAATTGGACGTTGACTCTTGGAAACAGATGGAAGAGCTTTTTTGAGACAGTTCATTTCTACCTGAGGAGTCGTATAAGGGACTCTGTGGGAGCGAcaggaggaaacaaaaacacaacggTGTACTATGAGCCTCTGGAGGAGACGGAGCCGTCCAACAACATCGGCTATATGAAAGTGAACAGCATGCAGCTGTTCGGATACAGCGTGCACTTTGACCCAGAGGCAATCCAGGACCTGATTCTGCAAATAGACTACCCGTACACTCAGGGATCACAGGACTCGgccctgctgcagctggtggaGCTGCGCTACAGGGTTAACCGTCTCTCGCCTCCAGGGGCCCCACATGTCGATCTGTTCGCCTGTCTGCTCCGCCACAGACTCAAACTGTCCAGCGCAGATGTGACCAGGATACTCACTGCCCTGCAAGCTTTCAGTGCCAGACAACCAAACTACGTGGAGTACGAGGCAAATAAACTGTGTAGTTAATGGCCACTATTTGATGTTTTGTACTATTTCCTTGCCACAGACAGGCCTGTATCCTTTGTCAGCTGGATCCATTTGTGTCAAGTGTGTGGTATGTTGTTCAAGGCTTTGTTGTACAAACACTATGTGCAAttaaatttgatgtttttgtcatttcagtgtagttttaatGGATCAACGttaaaatttgttttcaaaTCTGAACTATTTCTCTACATGATTAAATATTCATTCCTAAATAAGAAATAATCtagtcaaagtcaaagtttgAGGAAAAAACATCCTTAGAAATTATTCATAAAGAGTTTagcagtgtgtgggtgtggtcaTGGTGTGGTAAGAAGTTGACTGAGAAAATTTCCTATTTTTGTCAcgttacattttaaatatgcatacacaaacacaagcacaaaaactCATGCATGAAAATATCCTCATAGCCTTCCTAGTCTGTCTGACACTTGTAGCATCTCTCTCACTGGAGAGTCGTAGtggtgtgtgctgtgttgtttttgcccATCTGGAGCCTCAGAACACAAGGTCTCCATTCTCCATTGAGGGAACGGCCTTGGCGCAGATTACTAAGTATATACTGAGAGAAGGGAGGGTTGGAAGCAGCCGTCCTCTGTTCCTCCGCCGTCCCCGTCCGCCATTCACACTTACTGTGATAGATGAGCTGGGGAACCACAGAGACATGCCCAGCATCAAACAACGGTAAGCTAGGTATCACTGACAAGGATAGTACTCTTGCCCGGCGCCACAGCGAGTTGGACCGTCACAAGAGTGACTCTGACCAAAAGGGAAATCAGCTTTAATCCCCTACAGGCTGTCAGCAGTGGAGCCGCGGGGTAGCAGCATGGCGCGGCTTTGATTAGACTAGCATCTAAAGAGCTTGTAGCAAAGACGCAGCTTCATCAAGATGCACCAGACATGTTTCTCATGAGATTAAAGCCAGACACAATTTGCTCTGATTCTATCGCTCAGGATGAATGTGGAGAGGTTGTTGATGCAGTTTTGATTGTGAGATGAGGTGCGGAGCATAATACTACCACCACCATACTGTCATTCAAATTACTGTATGATGCATCACGCTGCAGTGTTACAGTAAAAATCTGTTCaatcagcagacacacagagtgcaGAGTAGATTGGTAAAGCTCAACGTTGTGCTGAAGGCACCGATTTCATTACGAGTTTTAGCATCTTCCGCAGGCTGCCTTTGAGCACATTGATTTTACAATGTTATTGACCAATTGTAAGACACAGCTGCATTGTCTCCAGGCTGTAACATAAGTCTTTTATTGAGCTATTAAGACATCACAAGAGCAAGGTATTGGCTAGTTGAGTCATATGGTAAAATCACCCTTTAAAATTTCCTTTAACAccccttccttttccttttttcttctgctctcattttaaaagttgttttactTTTAGAGAAGTTTATGTGCTGGAGGTAGTTTGCAGCAGTAATATTTAATATGCCAAATTCTACCAACTtgaactgtgtgttttaattgacTGCAGGGAAAAGATTGCGTGTGCGAGGAAGATAGTGAATCTGGACCACGTCCCAGTAAAGGGTTAATTCCTGTGGTTAAATAGTGAGCATCTGGCgtgattttaaaatctttttaacAAGCAAATATTCTGCATCTGGGTGTGAAAATGTGGCGCAGTGTTCATTGGAAGCAGTCCAGTGTACCTCGGGGGTAAGTCTGTTACGGGGAAAAGAGCTCTGGCTTGGAAGCAGGTTTTGGTTTGAGGACACACACCTTGTCCTTGAGCTCAGTTTGAAAAGAAGTCTTCTtatgttttggttcagtttgatttaa encodes:
- the LOC130179027 gene encoding BMP/retinoic acid-inducible neural-specific protein 3-like, with product MSCQRISHKRLSLLWEGAALSLWLCCCCWTSRAAAAAAGQGDSALGSLGWLLSDKGPFHQSLEFTEAAERYQQGFSTRYKIYREFGRWKVNSLAVEKRDSFGGSGGLALPLDPDFIHTIRQLGRRPTLQTITESLIKKYGTHLLLSATLGGEESLTIFVDKRKLSQESSPSGAEAGRNGNRNSNTTGTVTLEALHQLAASYFTDRESTLRRLHHLQIASTAIRVTETRTGPLGCSNYDNLDTVSSVLVHSPENKVQLQGLQVILPGYLQSRFIQAALSYIGCKSEGQFVCQNSDCWCECSVDFPRCNCPLSDLETLENNLLHIRDSWRLTNQEFEESEEFQSFVGKLPTHYAVNTSVVEHLWRTDASLLQRYRHLETSSNQLFAKARRTTNKLFSLSRRCRKQPKIVLQRPRPLHFWLSYALSILYCSENNQVGVYSDESRSCSCPYSHPPCQGLIPCSVGDGARCASCSTENRTRCSGCNSGFTLTQGACRPAVPDPTDPYLGLESDRDLQDLELRYLLQRRDPRISLHAVFVSNDVRVNTWFDPSWRKRMLLTLKSNRVKSNRVHMLLGLALQFCLTRNSTLEPALSLFVNPFGGSHSESWTMPIGQHGYPDWERTKLDIPLDCYNWTLTLGNRWKSFFETVHFYLRSRIRDSVGATGGNKNTTVYYEPLEETEPSNNIGYMKVNSMQLFGYSVHFDPEAIQDLILQIDYPYTQGSQDSALLQLVELRYRVNRLSPPGAPHVDLFACLLRHRLKLSSADVTRILTALQAFSARQPNYVEYEANKLCS